A region of Planococcus sp. MSAK28401 DNA encodes the following proteins:
- a CDS encoding general stress protein, producing the protein MSRVVGSYGTEMEAVEVIEDLQRQGYRDEDISVLSKDKGDVDRVTEETGTQAGEGAAAGAATGGALGGLGGVLAGLGALAIPGIGPIVAAGPIAAGLTGAAAGAGVGGIAGALIGLGVPEDEAETYEAEFKEGRILVLVEDEEAKQPDSNDVDRFTDREDPLIGTERTTNIRGDAGTRRGRL; encoded by the coding sequence ATGTCACGAGTTGTTGGATCGTACGGTACGGAGATGGAAGCAGTGGAGGTCATAGAAGATCTTCAGCGACAGGGCTACCGGGATGAAGATATTTCGGTTCTCAGTAAAGATAAGGGAGACGTGGATCGTGTTACGGAAGAAACTGGTACGCAAGCCGGTGAAGGAGCAGCTGCGGGTGCTGCTACAGGAGGTGCACTAGGCGGTCTCGGCGGCGTCTTGGCAGGCCTCGGTGCGCTGGCGATTCCTGGCATCGGGCCAATTGTGGCAGCGGGCCCAATCGCAGCTGGACTTACAGGCGCTGCAGCGGGCGCAGGCGTCGGCGGCATAGCCGGTGCTTTAATCGGACTCGGTGTGCCAGAAGACGAAGCGGAAACATATGAAGCTGAGTTTAAGGAAGGGCGGATCCTTGTCTTGGTAGAAGATGAGGAAGCGAAGCAACCTGACAGCAACGATGTAGATAGGTTCACTGATCGGGAAGATCCGTTGATCGGAACGGAACGGACCACGAACATCCGCGGAGATGCTGGAACGCGACGCGGCCGGCTTTAA
- a CDS encoding helical backbone metal receptor, giving the protein MRIVSICPSNTELLAFLNADHLLVGVDDYSDWPKSIEKLPRLGPDLSIRMDEVEALTPDLVLASLSVPGMEKNIEELKKRKIPHLILDPQSLADIRHDLETVAEAIHFDSSTVLVEYDATIAELKKRGETAASSPSLYWEWWPKPVFTPGGVNWLSEISRLVGARNCFEDEKTANIQTDWEAVREREPDYILLAWVGIMTSKVKPELVLKRPDWQSMKGIEQIHVMEEALFCRPSPRLLEGAIKLGKLVHPQAFEDFPLPSFIKEKQSHI; this is encoded by the coding sequence ATGCGAATCGTATCCATTTGCCCAAGCAACACCGAATTGCTCGCTTTTTTGAATGCCGATCATTTGCTGGTCGGCGTCGATGATTATTCCGACTGGCCGAAGAGCATCGAAAAGCTTCCGCGTCTCGGACCGGACCTATCCATTCGCATGGATGAAGTCGAAGCACTCACTCCGGACCTTGTGCTGGCATCGCTCAGCGTACCCGGCATGGAGAAAAATATCGAAGAGCTAAAAAAACGCAAGATTCCACACCTCATCCTGGACCCGCAATCGCTCGCAGACATCCGCCACGACCTGGAGACGGTGGCCGAAGCGATCCATTTCGACAGCTCGACGGTTCTTGTGGAATATGATGCAACCATTGCCGAACTGAAGAAACGCGGAGAAACGGCTGCCTCTTCTCCATCCTTGTACTGGGAATGGTGGCCGAAGCCGGTGTTCACTCCAGGAGGCGTCAATTGGCTCAGCGAAATCAGCCGGCTAGTCGGCGCGCGCAATTGTTTCGAAGATGAAAAAACCGCCAACATCCAAACCGATTGGGAAGCCGTGAGAGAACGCGAGCCAGATTATATCCTTTTGGCATGGGTCGGCATCATGACCTCAAAAGTGAAACCGGAACTTGTATTGAAACGTCCGGACTGGCAGTCGATGAAAGGCATTGAACAGATCCACGTCATGGAAGAAGCTCTGTTCTGCCGGCCTTCTCCTCGCTTGCTAGAAGGAGCCATCAAACTAGGTAAGCTGGTCCACCCACAAGCCTTTGAGGATTTCCCGCTTCCTTCCTTCATTAAGGAAAAGCAATCGCATATCTAA
- the tyrS gene encoding tyrosine--tRNA ligase, whose translation MTNSLIEDLNWRGLLYQQTDEEGMAEVLDQEKISLYCGVDPTADSMHIGHIVPLLTLRRFQLHGHRPILLVGGATGMIGDPSGRNEERQLQSTEQIDRNVQAIKKQMEQIFDFQTENGAKMVNNRDWIGDMSVIEFLRDFGKLISVNYMLAKDSVASRLDSGISFTEFSYTLIQAIDFNHLYNEYNCRVQIGGSDQWGNITSGLEVIRKTHEEEAKAFGITIPLVTKADGTKFGKTAGGAVWLDAKKTSPYEFYQFWINTADADVVKYLKIFTFLEKQEIEALAESVETEAHLRKAQTVLAEEMTKLIHGEEALADAQRITKALFSGDLKSLSADEMKAAFKDVPSVEMAKQAKPIVDLIVDGKVSPSKRQAREDITNGAISINGEKIRDLEYVVDGKDRLDDEFAIVRRGKKKYHMIHFI comes from the coding sequence ATGACGAATTCATTGATCGAAGATTTAAACTGGCGCGGGCTTCTATACCAGCAAACAGACGAAGAAGGAATGGCGGAAGTGCTGGACCAGGAAAAAATTTCATTATACTGCGGGGTCGACCCGACAGCTGACAGCATGCACATCGGACATATCGTGCCGCTTTTGACGCTGCGCCGTTTCCAATTGCATGGCCATCGCCCGATTCTTTTGGTTGGCGGAGCGACGGGCATGATCGGGGATCCTTCCGGCCGCAACGAAGAGCGCCAATTGCAATCGACGGAACAAATCGACCGCAATGTGCAAGCCATTAAAAAACAAATGGAACAGATTTTTGATTTCCAGACGGAGAACGGTGCGAAAATGGTCAATAACCGCGACTGGATCGGCGACATGAGCGTTATCGAGTTTCTGCGTGATTTCGGCAAATTGATCTCCGTCAACTACATGCTGGCGAAAGACTCGGTTGCCTCGCGGTTAGACAGCGGGATTTCATTTACGGAGTTTTCCTATACCTTGATCCAGGCGATCGATTTTAACCATCTCTATAATGAATACAATTGCCGTGTGCAGATCGGCGGTTCGGACCAATGGGGCAATATCACTTCGGGCCTTGAGGTCATCCGCAAGACACACGAGGAAGAAGCGAAAGCATTCGGCATCACCATCCCGCTCGTGACAAAAGCGGACGGCACAAAATTCGGCAAGACAGCGGGCGGCGCAGTTTGGCTTGATGCGAAAAAGACCTCCCCTTACGAGTTCTACCAGTTCTGGATCAATACGGCTGATGCAGATGTCGTGAAATACTTGAAGATTTTCACGTTCCTCGAAAAACAGGAAATTGAAGCACTCGCCGAAAGCGTTGAAACGGAAGCGCATCTCAGAAAAGCGCAAACCGTGCTCGCTGAAGAAATGACTAAGCTTATCCATGGGGAAGAAGCGCTCGCGGATGCACAGCGCATCACGAAAGCCTTGTTCAGCGGCGACCTGAAAAGCTTGAGCGCAGACGAAATGAAGGCGGCTTTCAAAGACGTCCCTTCTGTCGAGATGGCGAAACAAGCGAAGCCGATCGTTGATTTGATCGTTGATGGCAAAGTGTCTCCTTCAAAACGCCAAGCCCGTGAAGATATCACGAACGGCGCGATCTCTATCAACGGCGAGAAAATCCGCGACCTCGAATACGTCGTCGATGGAAAAGACCGCTTGGACGATGAGTTCGCTATCGTCCGTCGCGGAAAGAAAAAGTACCATATGATTCATTTCATCTAA